The following are from one region of the Candidatus Dependentiae bacterium genome:
- a CDS encoding MerR family transcriptional regulator, whose protein sequence is MTKKSWYAKEFGTLTGVSVRALHHYDTIGLLKPSLRLSNGYRVYSETDLLKLQQIVALKFFGLKLADIKTLILGKTNTIEQLELHRTLLNKQVSNLHRAADMLDAIITDVKDTGLVDWQNIINLIGVYHMTQDLKKTSAGKVYSEDQLKQFAELKKQHTPEQAKAIEQEWATLIVEVKNNLHQDPQGSIGEKLAQTWINLVDKSYGSYTELRDATWLAYKHNKISNAPFDKKIWHFIEAACKAHNVTPKAW, encoded by the coding sequence ATGACTAAAAAAAGTTGGTACGCAAAAGAATTCGGTACGTTGACGGGGGTTTCCGTACGCGCACTTCATCACTACGACACAATTGGTTTACTCAAACCTTCGTTGCGGCTGTCCAATGGCTATCGTGTATACTCCGAGACTGATCTGTTGAAATTACAGCAGATTGTTGCATTAAAGTTTTTCGGCTTAAAGCTTGCCGATATCAAGACGTTGATACTGGGCAAAACAAATACCATCGAACAGCTTGAGCTACACCGCACTTTGTTGAACAAACAAGTGTCAAATTTGCACCGTGCGGCAGACATGCTTGATGCAATAATCACTGATGTGAAAGATACGGGATTAGTTGATTGGCAAAACATTATTAATCTTATAGGGGTATATCACATGACTCAAGATCTTAAAAAAACATCGGCTGGCAAAGTATATAGCGAAGATCAGCTTAAGCAGTTTGCTGAACTCAAAAAACAGCATACGCCTGAGCAAGCAAAAGCCATCGAACAAGAATGGGCGACATTAATTGTAGAGGTTAAAAACAACCTTCATCAAGATCCTCAAGGATCTATTGGTGAAAAATTAGCTCAAACATGGATCAATTTAGTCGATAAGTCTTATGGATCTTATACTGAATTACGGGATGCGACTTGGCTTGCTTACAAGCATAATAAAATTTCTAATGCGCCTTTTGATAAAAAGATTTGGCATTTTATTGAAGCTGCATGCAAAGCGCATAACGTAACACCAAAAGCGTGGTGA
- a CDS encoding dienelactone hydrolase family protein: MTNASIQLPEPTGFFNVGTTTYHWIDTKRKEMHADNAEHPYRELMVQVWYPAQQSTGKKADYMPPRVHNYIQDIVKKATATTWQGVGYITQNVATNSYKDVPIASENNTYPVIIFSHGFASINYVHTSFCEELASHGYIVIAPNHTYIADPVEFADGRIIGLADSFKTVQPGSQQFDKAMYNEIDVWIDDIKFILDELEKINNHDAKNILTHRLNVSAIGMVGHSFGGMTAHQVCSLDTRIKAGVDMDGALYGNLNRDVLIPFMYMYVEPQMLSKQELEMWHMQEEDYVKFIQDMRANITKLSASLKGDAYIIKFIQGDHMTFSDYLLLKHVSKPTMLNPLRGIEITRALLVDFFDKYLKGETAKVLNAGMVTYPEITIERK, translated from the coding sequence ATGACCAATGCATCTATACAATTGCCGGAACCTACTGGATTTTTTAATGTTGGCACAACAACGTATCATTGGATTGATACAAAACGCAAAGAAATGCATGCCGATAATGCAGAGCATCCTTATCGTGAGTTGATGGTGCAGGTTTGGTATCCAGCGCAGCAAAGCACAGGAAAAAAAGCTGACTATATGCCGCCTCGTGTGCATAACTATATTCAGGACATTGTTAAAAAGGCCACCGCTACTACGTGGCAAGGCGTCGGTTATATTACTCAGAATGTTGCTACAAATTCTTACAAAGATGTACCAATAGCTTCTGAAAATAATACCTATCCAGTGATTATTTTTTCTCATGGATTTGCTTCCATAAATTATGTGCATACTTCTTTTTGTGAAGAATTGGCTTCTCATGGTTATATTGTTATTGCTCCAAATCATACGTATATAGCTGATCCAGTAGAATTTGCCGATGGCAGAATTATTGGGCTTGCAGATAGTTTTAAAACAGTACAACCTGGCTCTCAGCAATTTGATAAGGCTATGTATAATGAAATTGATGTGTGGATTGATGATATAAAATTCATTCTTGATGAACTTGAAAAAATCAACAATCATGATGCCAAAAATATTTTGACGCATCGATTGAATGTAAGTGCTATTGGGATGGTTGGTCATTCGTTTGGTGGCATGACGGCTCATCAAGTATGCAGCCTTGATACCCGCATTAAAGCAGGCGTAGATATGGATGGCGCACTCTATGGCAACCTTAATCGCGATGTTTTAATTCCTTTTATGTATATGTATGTCGAGCCTCAGATGCTGAGCAAGCAAGAGCTTGAAATGTGGCATATGCAAGAAGAGGATTATGTAAAATTCATACAAGACATGCGTGCTAATATTACCAAGCTTTCTGCGAGTCTCAAAGGCGATGCATACATTATTAAGTTCATTCAAGGTGATCATATGACCTTTAGCGATTATTTATTGCTCAAGCACGTATCAAAACCGACCATGCTGAACCCGCTACGTGGCATTGAAATTACCCGAGCTCTGCTGGTTGATTTCTTTGATAAGTATCTTAAGGGTGAAACAGCAAAAGTATTGAATGCTGGGATGGTCACGTATCCGGAGATAACTATTGAGCGAAAATAA
- a CDS encoding type II toxin-antitoxin system RelE/ParE family toxin yields MKKEIGWIGSSKKDLVSFSEEVQDDIGFGLYQVQLGRTPKSSKPLKGFGGSGVLEILTDDNAGTYRAVYTINMPEIVYVLHVFQKKSKHGIETPKKDMDLVRNRLKQAQELYKERLKK; encoded by the coding sequence ATAAAAAAAGAAATAGGTTGGATTGGGTCGAGTAAGAAGGATCTGGTTTCTTTCTCGGAAGAAGTTCAGGATGATATAGGTTTTGGACTATATCAAGTGCAATTGGGAAGGACTCCGAAAAGCAGTAAGCCACTTAAGGGGTTTGGTGGTTCAGGAGTTCTTGAAATACTGACTGATGATAACGCTGGAACATACCGGGCGGTCTATACAATTAATATGCCCGAAATAGTCTATGTACTGCATGTATTTCAAAAAAAATCTAAGCATGGTATTGAAACACCTAAAAAAGATATGGACCTTGTTCGCAATAGACTTAAGCAAGCACAGGAACTTTATAAGGAAAGATTAAAAAAATGA
- a CDS encoding ABC-F family ATP-binding cassette domain-containing protein: MMHKPILLKNIGFSFPHKICFEDFTGQINYGSSIAIIGRNGSGKSTLLNILRGTVEPTSGQLVVPSDVVCGYVPQIVEDFDNLSGGQRFNQALTGVLSEDPNVLLLDEPTNHLDQHNRTSLMRMLRSYQGTLIVVTHDVELLRTCIDTLWHIDNGRIQVFSGNYDDYMREMNIKRAAIEEELARLNRQKQGVHQVLMKEQERAAKSKVHGQKKYAHEKIALRAAEGRGQKTHNKMKKSIADTKGDLLEQLSELRLPEEIVPTFSLSSADVTGRTLVSIVDGSVGYLGQEPLLKHISLQVGPHDRIAIMGANGSGKSTLMKAILGDVQVATAGDWYMPKAQDIGYLDQQYRTLDADKTVFETIQDLVPTHSHAEIRRHLNDFLFRKNEEVNTLVANLSGGEKARLTLAQIAAKTPRLLMLDEITNNLDLETREHVIEVLKEYPGAMMVISHDEDFLKEIGVTDEYYIENGSMVRR, translated from the coding sequence ATGATGCATAAACCTATCTTACTTAAAAATATTGGTTTTTCTTTTCCCCACAAAATTTGTTTTGAAGATTTTACCGGTCAAATAAATTATGGAAGTAGTATTGCCATTATTGGACGCAACGGGAGCGGCAAATCTACCTTGCTCAATATATTACGAGGAACGGTTGAGCCTACGAGTGGGCAACTGGTAGTTCCGTCGGATGTTGTGTGTGGCTACGTGCCTCAAATTGTTGAAGATTTTGACAATTTGAGTGGTGGTCAACGTTTTAACCAAGCTCTAACAGGTGTGTTGAGTGAAGATCCAAATGTTCTGTTGCTTGATGAACCGACTAACCATTTGGACCAGCACAATCGCACATCGTTGATGCGTATGCTGCGTTCATATCAAGGAACCTTAATTGTGGTAACGCATGATGTCGAGTTGTTACGCACTTGTATTGATACGCTGTGGCACATTGATAATGGTCGTATTCAGGTTTTCTCAGGAAATTATGATGATTATATGCGTGAAATGAATATCAAGCGTGCTGCTATAGAAGAGGAATTAGCCCGATTGAATCGTCAAAAGCAAGGTGTGCACCAGGTATTAATGAAAGAACAAGAACGTGCAGCAAAAAGTAAAGTGCACGGTCAAAAAAAGTATGCTCATGAAAAGATTGCTTTGAGAGCGGCTGAAGGGCGTGGGCAAAAAACGCATAATAAAATGAAAAAATCGATAGCAGATACAAAAGGTGATTTGCTTGAGCAGCTCTCTGAATTGCGTTTGCCCGAAGAAATTGTGCCGACATTTTCGCTCAGTAGTGCAGATGTTACCGGCCGAACTCTTGTTTCAATCGTTGATGGCAGTGTTGGCTATCTTGGGCAAGAACCATTATTGAAGCACATCAGTTTACAAGTTGGTCCTCATGATCGTATTGCTATCATGGGTGCCAATGGTAGCGGAAAATCAACCTTGATGAAAGCTATATTAGGTGATGTGCAGGTTGCAACAGCGGGAGATTGGTACATGCCAAAAGCTCAGGATATTGGTTATCTTGATCAACAGTATCGCACGCTGGATGCCGACAAAACAGTGTTCGAGACTATTCAGGACCTTGTGCCTACGCATTCTCATGCCGAGATTCGTCGGCATTTGAATGACTTTTTATTTCGTAAAAATGAAGAAGTTAATACGCTGGTTGCTAATCTTTCTGGTGGCGAAAAGGCGCGGTTAACATTGGCGCAGATTGCAGCTAAAACACCAAGGCTTCTTATGTTGGATGAAATTACCAACAACCTTGATTTGGAAACACGTGAGCATGTCATTGAAGTGCTTAAAGAATATCCCGGTGCTATGATGGTTATTTCACATGATGAAGATTTTTTAAAAGAAATTGGCGTTACTGATGAATATTATATTGAAAATGGTTCTATGGTGAGGCGATGA
- a CDS encoding type II toxin-antitoxin system RelE/ParE family toxin produces the protein MIKINKTKEFQAWFGSLTIKEQLKIESRLERIHNLEYFGDAKGLGNGLAELRWTNGWRVYFVKEKSTIILLLNGGNKNAQKKDIEKARILIQKYARN, from the coding sequence ATGATTAAGATTAATAAGACAAAAGAATTTCAGGCCTGGTTTGGTTCATTGACCATTAAAGAACAACTTAAAATTGAATCTCGCTTGGAACGAATCCATAATCTTGAGTACTTTGGCGATGCTAAGGGTTTGGGTAATGGGTTGGCAGAATTGCGATGGACAAATGGGTGGCGGGTTTATTTTGTTAAAGAAAAATCTACAATAATTTTGTTACTTAACGGAGGCAACAAAAATGCACAAAAAAAAGACATCGAAAAAGCAAGAATTCTCATTCAAAAATATGCAAGAAACTAA